The following coding sequences are from one Alternaria dauci strain A2016 chromosome 10, whole genome shotgun sequence window:
- a CDS encoding mitochondrial 54S ribosomal protein uL10m, with translation MPPRIRIRPRALGACTTSKPAHPISLPAIATYASVATASATTPAPPLQQTYKAAPPVLRYPPTQPPSHKPPEVRKTQLHRQYQSLLKSSPLLLIFQHNNVKAVEWMSIRRELAIALRKLDAERAKNGQETLADEVKMQVIQTNIFASAMRVVEFFHPEKSTLDHAQHPTDPRTPTSAQIPQISHAAEDERFTHGLSRRAHEIANNRKLKLELEPLLSGPLAVVSFPDVAPQYLKAVLSILAPSKPDFPAPSRKASPDYYEPAVQAGLQKLMLLGARVEGKVFDVDGTKWVGSIPGGRDGLRAQLVQMLQGIGGSLTSALEGASRSLYFTVEGRRMDMEDKEKGPASDENQS, from the coding sequence ATGCCTCCAAGGATACGCATCAGGCCACGCGCCCTCGGTGCCTGCACCACTTCCAAGCCTGCCCACCCAATCTCTCTACCCGCAATCGCAACCTACGCCTCGGTAGCAACTGCCTCAGCCACGACGCCCGCTCCTCCCCTTCAGCAGACATACAAAGCCGCGCCCCCAGTGCTACGATACCCGCCCACCCAACCGCCCTCCCACAAGCCGCCAGAGGTGCGCAAGACGCAGCTGCACCGGCAGTATCAGTCGCTCCTCAAGTCGTCGCCCTTGCTCCTGATATTCCAGCACAACAATGTCAAGGCGGTCGAGTGGATGAGCATAAGAAGGGAATTGGCCATTGCACTACGCAAGCTGGATGCGGAGAGAGCCAAGAATGGACAAGAGACGCTTGCAGACGAGGTCAAGATGCAGGTCATCCAGACAAACATCTTCGCAAGCGCAATGAGAGTCGTCGAGTTCTTCCACCCAGAGAAATCGACGCTGGACCATGCACAGCACCCCACAGACCCGCGCACACCGACGAGCGCCCAGATACCGCAGATAAGTCATGCCGCAGAGGACGAGCGCTTCACACACGGTCTCTCAAGACGGGCACACGAAATCGCAAACAACAGGAAGCTCAAGTTGGAACTAGAGCCTCTGCTTTCAGGCCCTCTCGCCGTTGTATCCTTCCCCGATGTCGCGCCCCAATACCTCAAGGCTGTCTTGTCCATCCTTGCGCCCTCAAAGCCCGACTTCCCTGCCCCAAGCCGCAAAGCCAGCCCAGACTACTACGAACCAGCGGTACAAGCTGGTCTCCAGAAACTGATGCTCTTGGGTGCCAGAGTAGAAGGCAAGGTCTTCGACGTCGACGGCACCAAATGGGTGGGCAGCATTCCTGGAGGTCGCGACGGCCTCCGAGCACAGCTTGTGCAAATGCTACAAGGTATTGGTGGAAGCCTCACCAGTGCTTTGGAGGGCGCGAGTAGGAGTCTGTATTTCACTGTCGAAGGACGAAGGATGGATATGGAGGACAAGGAGAAAGGACCTGCTAGTGACGAAAATCAGTCATAG